The proteins below come from a single Edaphobacter acidisoli genomic window:
- a CDS encoding sugar phosphate isomerase/epimerase family protein, with product MRLGVFTPLLSQMPLEDALAKLKTFGISTVELGTGNYPGDAHCKLSMLDNPEDLKKFRAKLDDHGFSISALSCHGNPLHPDAAIAQKSQETNRKSILLAEKLGVPVVVDFSGCPGDSPQAKAPNWVTCPWPPEYLEVLKWQWDEVVTPYWIERGKFAADHGVKIAIEMHPGFVVYSPETMLRLREIAGPAVGCNYDPSHMFWQGIDPIAAIRILDNAIFHVHAKDTQLYPTNLSSTGVLDTKPYTQERSRGWIFRTCGYGHGAEWWKEFVSTLRMFGYDDVLSIEHEDSLLSAEEGLSKAAQFLNEIVLKEKPGAAWWV from the coding sequence ATGCGATTAGGAGTATTCACACCTCTGCTCTCGCAGATGCCGCTCGAAGACGCACTGGCGAAGCTGAAGACATTCGGCATCAGCACCGTCGAACTTGGTACAGGAAACTATCCCGGGGATGCTCATTGCAAACTCTCCATGCTGGACAATCCTGAGGATCTGAAAAAATTTCGGGCGAAACTGGACGATCACGGATTCTCGATCAGCGCGCTGAGCTGCCACGGGAATCCGCTTCATCCAGATGCAGCCATAGCGCAGAAGTCTCAGGAGACAAATCGCAAAAGTATTCTGCTCGCCGAAAAACTCGGCGTTCCCGTAGTCGTCGACTTCTCCGGATGCCCAGGTGATTCGCCCCAAGCAAAAGCCCCGAACTGGGTTACGTGTCCATGGCCACCGGAGTATCTCGAAGTTTTGAAATGGCAGTGGGACGAAGTGGTCACTCCCTACTGGATCGAGCGAGGCAAATTCGCGGCGGACCATGGCGTGAAAATTGCCATCGAAATGCACCCCGGTTTTGTCGTCTATAGTCCAGAAACAATGCTGCGGCTACGAGAGATCGCTGGCCCGGCTGTAGGCTGCAACTATGATCCAAGTCACATGTTCTGGCAAGGGATCGACCCAATCGCCGCCATTCGCATTCTTGACAACGCAATCTTCCACGTCCACGCAAAGGACACTCAACTCTACCCAACAAACCTCTCAAGCACAGGGGTCCTTGATACCAAGCCCTATACCCAGGAACGCAGCCGCGGATGGATATTTCGCACCTGTGGATATGGGCACGGAGCGGAATGGTGGAAAGAGTTCGTCTCGACGCTTCGCATGTTCGGCTACGACGATGTGCTCTCCATCGAGCATGAGGACAGCCTGCTCTCCGCTGAAGAAGGTCTCTCGAAAGCGGCGCAGTTCTTGAATGAGATCGTCCTTAAAGAAAAACCTGGAGCAGCATGGTGGGTCTAG
- a CDS encoding Gfo/Idh/MocA family protein: protein MKRVGMGLIGPGFVAEHHLDAVRRLGDVDIVAIAGSSQDSADRKARAYKVDRAYSDYHALIADPAVHVIHNTTPNHLHLPVTLATLAAGKHVISDKPLALNAQEGRKLRDAAIAAKVAHVVTFNYRGNPLVQQARGMVVRGETGPLSFIHGFYLQDWMADANVYSWRSDPAKGGVTSALGDIGSHWCDVAEHISGLKITSVLADLTTVIPVRYSSGASAEAFSSTSTGERHAVQVRSEDLASVLLRFENGAKGCFSVGQVLPGHKNDLQIEFNGRTCSLKWKQEEQNNLWIGHHDRANCTLAKDPSLVSKDVLPYVHLPGGHQEAWSDAFRNLIADAYQWIREGGNPAAKPAALPTFEDGYRSTCLIEAMLKSHAAGSAWTNIQHLPANTQD, encoded by the coding sequence ATGAAGAGGGTAGGAATGGGCCTGATTGGCCCCGGGTTTGTCGCCGAACATCATCTGGATGCGGTGCGGCGGCTGGGCGATGTGGACATCGTAGCGATTGCCGGGTCATCGCAGGACTCAGCCGACAGAAAGGCACGCGCCTACAAAGTAGACCGTGCTTATAGCGACTATCATGCCCTCATCGCCGATCCGGCTGTGCATGTGATTCACAACACCACACCTAATCATCTACATCTTCCGGTTACGTTGGCTACGCTCGCTGCAGGCAAGCACGTTATCTCCGACAAACCGCTGGCACTGAACGCGCAAGAAGGCCGCAAGCTGCGCGATGCCGCAATCGCCGCGAAGGTAGCTCATGTCGTGACCTTCAACTACCGTGGAAACCCGCTCGTACAGCAGGCGCGAGGCATGGTAGTGCGAGGCGAAACCGGACCGCTCAGCTTCATCCACGGCTTCTATCTGCAGGACTGGATGGCGGACGCGAATGTCTACTCCTGGCGCTCCGACCCGGCAAAAGGAGGCGTCACCTCAGCATTGGGCGATATCGGCTCACACTGGTGCGACGTCGCAGAGCACATCTCAGGCTTGAAAATCACGTCAGTACTGGCGGACCTTACAACCGTCATCCCTGTTCGATACTCTTCCGGCGCTTCGGCAGAGGCGTTCTCCTCGACCAGCACCGGCGAGCGCCATGCCGTACAAGTCCGCTCCGAAGACCTCGCAAGCGTGCTGCTCCGCTTCGAAAATGGTGCGAAGGGATGTTTCTCAGTCGGCCAAGTGCTTCCAGGTCACAAGAATGACCTGCAAATCGAGTTCAACGGTCGCACATGCTCTCTCAAATGGAAACAGGAGGAGCAAAACAATCTCTGGATCGGCCATCATGACCGCGCAAATTGCACCCTGGCAAAGGACCCTTCGCTCGTCTCGAAAGACGTCCTCCCCTATGTGCATCTCCCCGGCGGACACCAGGAAGCATGGTCCGACGCTTTCCGCAATCTAATTGCAGACGCATATCAGTGGATTCGAGAAGGCGGAAATCCCGCCGCTAAACCCGCAGCATTACCAACGTTTGAAGATGGTTATCGTTCCACGTGTCTCATCGAAGCGATGCTGAAGAGCCACGCGGCTGGCAGCGCATGGACTAATATTCAACATCTTCCGGCAAACACACAGGATTGA
- a CDS encoding ThuA domain-containing protein — MSRFRKLVYSLGGFLVLSTFCLTTFAQQSNNTSGVPIPHLKQVHLKHVLVIGETKGYEHDSVSAAMNAIYNMGKQSGLWDTEMRTDTELLTKKDLGRNAKNLNYFDVLIFASTTGELDMDADQKRDMMSFIKEDGKGFVGIHAALDTNYTWPEYGEMIGGWFDQHPWMTFNAPIINEQPDFPAVRHFPKEFVKYDEIYQPKDWSRDKVNVLLSLDPSKLDYANNPRIHRQDHDFAVAWCKMYGKGRVFYSTLGHTEEAWQDPDIQKMYFEAIKWALGLTDGSTASHQRPGTTH, encoded by the coding sequence TTGTCACGTTTTAGAAAGCTGGTCTACTCGCTTGGTGGATTCCTAGTACTGAGTACCTTCTGTTTGACAACCTTCGCGCAGCAATCAAATAACACTTCAGGCGTGCCCATTCCGCATCTAAAGCAAGTTCATCTCAAGCACGTGCTGGTGATCGGCGAGACCAAGGGATATGAGCACGATTCCGTCTCCGCAGCGATGAACGCCATTTACAACATGGGCAAGCAAAGTGGGCTTTGGGACACCGAGATGCGCACCGATACTGAACTGCTGACAAAGAAGGACCTCGGTCGCAACGCAAAAAACCTGAACTACTTCGACGTCCTCATCTTCGCCAGCACAACCGGCGAACTGGACATGGATGCCGACCAGAAGCGCGACATGATGTCCTTTATCAAGGAGGACGGCAAAGGTTTCGTCGGCATTCATGCGGCGCTCGATACCAACTACACCTGGCCTGAATACGGAGAGATGATTGGCGGCTGGTTCGATCAGCATCCCTGGATGACCTTCAATGCCCCGATCATTAACGAACAGCCAGATTTTCCGGCGGTGCGACACTTCCCCAAAGAATTCGTTAAATACGATGAGATCTATCAGCCCAAAGACTGGTCGCGCGATAAAGTGAATGTTCTGCTGAGCCTCGACCCCAGCAAGCTGGACTACGCGAACAATCCTCGCATCCACCGCCAGGACCACGATTTCGCGGTCGCATGGTGCAAAATGTATGGAAAAGGCCGGGTTTTCTACTCGACCCTTGGACACACGGAAGAAGCCTGGCAAGATCCCGACATTCAAAAGATGTACTTCGAAGCCATCAAGTGGGCCCTTGGCCTGACTGACGGAAGCACCGCGTCTCATCAGCGACCAGGCACGACTCACTGA
- a CDS encoding c-type cytochrome, with protein sequence MALKTSFLCVLALFFCGSIHAAPASAAKNHAGQRPIAGGQWSQDHYSSLTQIDRDNVSKLSIAWKFDTGEGGEGIETNPLVVGHVMYAYTASQKVIAVNATNGKLIWKFDSGVLANQPARGVAYWSDGSQQLLLCGIMNYLYELNAATGKPVARFGEAGRIDLRKGLGGDYRKQSIVLTSPGIVYKDLIIVGGRNPETPPAPPGDIRAFDIHTGQLAWDFHTIPRPGEPGYETWPTGAWRSAGAANNWAGMTLDERRGIVYVPTGSAVPDFYGGARVGDDRFADCLLALNAATGKLIWSFQGVHHDLWDRDFPAPPVLLRVKRDGKWIDAVAQTTKQGFVFLFDRETGKPLFPIEERPVPATNVPGEVSAKTQPFPLSPAPYARQTLTSSDLTNRTPAAHAYALSQFNQFIRSTGQFYPLSVGRETIVAPGFDGGGEWGGPGVDRRSGVIYINANNVVDTGGLAINDRTAELGLRIYRTQCALCHRDNRAGSPPEYPSLVGIRDKLPASLIIQTIHTGKGRMPSFPNIEGSALTALFNYLNTANDAADFVADGKELRHDAIPDHTSRAGNPAVDARGKEVYAKQCAICHGDHLEGIPPSFPSLEGVGGRMTAQQITAIVHTGRGRMPAFNASRIPQTDMSSLLRFLNASTINTIEVSNDAQVPALDEMNRYRFTGYHKFQDQDGYPAVSPPWGTLNAIDLNTGKYLWTVPLGFYPELAANGMGNTGTENYGGPIVTASGLVIIGATVFDNRIRAFDSRTGRLLWDWTLPFAAAATPTTYMIDGKQYVVIASGGSKFKHTNDGFYIAFSLP encoded by the coding sequence ATGGCTCTGAAGACCTCCTTTCTCTGCGTACTGGCGTTGTTCTTTTGCGGAAGCATCCATGCGGCACCGGCGAGCGCTGCCAAAAACCACGCGGGGCAACGGCCAATTGCGGGAGGACAATGGTCGCAAGATCACTATTCGTCCCTAACGCAGATCGACCGTGACAATGTGAGCAAACTCTCGATTGCCTGGAAATTCGATACCGGTGAAGGCGGCGAGGGAATAGAGACCAACCCGTTAGTTGTCGGGCATGTCATGTACGCATACACCGCTTCTCAAAAAGTAATTGCGGTAAATGCGACGAATGGAAAGCTGATCTGGAAGTTTGACTCAGGAGTACTTGCTAACCAGCCCGCACGTGGAGTCGCCTATTGGTCAGATGGCAGTCAACAACTTCTCCTTTGCGGAATTATGAACTATCTCTACGAGCTAAATGCTGCAACAGGAAAGCCCGTCGCGCGTTTCGGCGAAGCGGGGCGCATTGATCTTCGCAAGGGGCTTGGCGGCGATTACAGGAAGCAGTCGATCGTGCTGACCAGTCCGGGTATCGTTTACAAGGATTTGATTATTGTTGGAGGACGCAATCCAGAAACGCCTCCAGCGCCACCCGGAGATATCCGCGCATTCGATATTCACACAGGACAACTCGCCTGGGACTTCCATACGATTCCAAGGCCAGGCGAACCAGGTTATGAGACATGGCCAACTGGCGCCTGGCGTTCTGCCGGGGCCGCTAATAACTGGGCTGGTATGACTCTCGATGAGAGACGGGGAATCGTCTATGTGCCAACCGGATCTGCCGTGCCGGACTTTTATGGCGGAGCACGTGTTGGTGATGACCGATTTGCTGACTGCCTTCTGGCGCTGAATGCGGCCACGGGCAAGCTGATCTGGAGCTTCCAGGGTGTTCATCACGACCTATGGGACCGTGATTTTCCTGCGCCTCCCGTCCTGCTTCGGGTAAAGCGCGATGGAAAGTGGATCGACGCAGTGGCACAGACGACCAAACAGGGCTTTGTCTTCCTTTTTGATCGTGAAACAGGCAAGCCGCTGTTTCCTATCGAGGAGCGCCCCGTCCCCGCCACAAATGTGCCTGGAGAAGTTAGCGCGAAGACACAACCCTTCCCGCTTTCGCCCGCACCCTATGCTCGCCAAACTCTCACATCGAGCGATCTAACGAATAGGACACCCGCCGCGCATGCATACGCACTCTCCCAATTCAACCAATTCATTCGAAGCACGGGACAGTTCTACCCTCTCTCGGTGGGACGAGAGACCATCGTCGCTCCAGGCTTTGACGGAGGAGGAGAATGGGGAGGGCCTGGTGTTGATCGCCGCAGTGGAGTCATCTACATCAATGCGAACAATGTCGTCGACACCGGCGGTCTGGCAATCAATGATCGTACTGCCGAGCTCGGCCTGCGGATCTATCGCACTCAATGCGCGCTGTGTCACCGCGACAATCGTGCAGGATCGCCGCCAGAATATCCATCGCTCGTCGGTATCAGAGACAAGCTGCCAGCGAGTCTCATCATTCAGACCATCCACACCGGGAAGGGGCGAATGCCTTCTTTTCCCAATATCGAAGGGTCTGCCCTGACAGCATTGTTCAATTATTTGAATACTGCGAACGACGCTGCGGACTTCGTCGCAGACGGCAAGGAATTGCGCCACGACGCAATTCCGGACCATACATCCAGAGCAGGAAACCCTGCGGTAGATGCACGCGGCAAAGAGGTTTATGCAAAGCAGTGTGCCATCTGCCACGGAGACCATCTCGAAGGCATTCCTCCGTCTTTTCCTTCACTGGAAGGAGTCGGAGGCCGTATGACCGCGCAGCAAATCACCGCGATCGTGCACACAGGGCGAGGCCGAATGCCAGCGTTCAATGCATCCCGCATCCCGCAGACAGATATGAGCAGCCTCCTGCGGTTCTTGAATGCTTCAACCATCAATACCATTGAAGTTTCCAATGATGCGCAAGTTCCTGCCCTCGATGAGATGAATAGATATCGCTTCACTGGCTACCATAAATTTCAGGACCAGGATGGATATCCCGCAGTCTCTCCGCCATGGGGTACTCTGAACGCGATTGACCTTAATACAGGAAAGTATCTGTGGACAGTCCCTCTCGGCTTCTATCCTGAACTCGCTGCAAACGGGATGGGAAACACTGGAACAGAAAATTACGGAGGGCCAATTGTCACTGCGAGTGGGCTCGTCATTATAGGCGCAACCGTCTTTGACAATAGAATACGTGCCTTTGATAGTCGGACCGGGCGCTTACTTTGGGATTGGACTCTCCCCTTTGCCGCCGCAGCAACTCCAACCACCTACATGATTGATGGGAAGCAATATGTTGTGATTGCCTCAGGTGGAAGCAAATTCAAACATACCAATGACGGTTTCTATATAGCATTTTCATTGCCATGA
- a CDS encoding SMP-30/gluconolactonase/LRE family protein, protein MNEPNTRLISGLNVAANPHCHIGENPLWNPIDRKLYWCDVPRARLYRFDPETRFTELIRDADNSLGGAFLGGFTIQQNGSLLLFLANGRIDRWTSTSSEILIAPHPTHDGMRFNDVIADPIGRVFCGTLSLDGSHSGNLFRLELDGTLTPVLSGVLCSNGLAFSRDGLHLYHTDSLRRSITRFDYDISSGALSRPIPWITTNEQDGMPDGITVDADDHLWSAQWGAGCVIRFDPSGQEQLRITLPVSHVSSITFGGEQMRTLFITTATTEHPHQHPLDGALFMAHSAAQGVPELPSRIA, encoded by the coding sequence ATGAATGAGCCCAATACTCGTCTAATTTCGGGCTTGAACGTTGCCGCTAATCCCCATTGCCACATCGGGGAGAATCCGCTCTGGAATCCTATCGACCGCAAGCTCTACTGGTGCGATGTTCCTCGCGCTCGCCTCTACCGCTTCGACCCCGAAACCAGGTTCACCGAACTCATCCGCGATGCAGATAATTCACTCGGAGGAGCATTCCTGGGTGGCTTCACCATCCAACAGAACGGATCGCTCCTTCTCTTCCTGGCCAACGGCCGCATCGACCGCTGGACCTCCACTTCGAGTGAAATCCTCATCGCGCCCCATCCCACGCACGATGGCATGCGCTTCAACGACGTCATTGCAGACCCCATCGGTCGCGTCTTTTGCGGAACCTTATCGCTAGACGGCAGTCACTCGGGTAATCTCTTTCGCCTCGAACTTGACGGGACACTTACCCCGGTCCTTAGTGGTGTGCTTTGCTCGAATGGCCTTGCCTTCAGCCGCGATGGTCTCCACCTCTATCACACTGACTCACTGCGTCGTTCCATCACGCGCTTCGACTACGACATCTCCTCTGGCGCTCTTTCCCGCCCAATCCCTTGGATTACAACTAACGAACAGGACGGCATGCCCGACGGCATCACAGTCGACGCCGACGATCATCTCTGGTCCGCCCAATGGGGAGCAGGTTGTGTGATTCGCTTCGACCCCAGTGGCCAAGAGCAGCTCCGCATTACACTGCCTGTCAGCCACGTCTCGAGCATTACCTTTGGCGGCGAGCAAATGCGCACTCTATTCATTACCACCGCTACCACGGAGCATCCGCATCAGCACCCGCTGGATGGCGCTCTCTTCATGGCGCATTCAGCTGCTCAAGGTGTCCCTGAGCTTCCCTCTCGAATCGCTTGA
- a CDS encoding acyltransferase family protein — MGTMVKEQACLDLGKSQRLTSLDAFRGLTMAFMVLVSNPGSLAIYRPLDHSPWHGWTITDVVFPSFLWIVGVAITLSLGKRLERGVAKRTIFAQACRRALILYLLGLLIYAIPSFSFATLRWLGVLQRIAICYLAGTALYLTARLRTQILWLCGILLAYWLAMKLIPVPGFGAGNFSVEGNLAHYVDRIVLGRHNYAGTGTWDPEGIVSTLPAIGTTIFGMIAGRMLALKKTVTERVVWLFFLGNALLAAGVFLELWMPINKKLWTDSFCLFMAGMDFVIFAMFLWCLDGVKVKWRIAPLLAFGKNALAIYMVSELLSAVLYSVPAGGVSLHERIFHATFEGLARPATSSLMYAIAYMMLMYFLAWFMDKKQWYVKI, encoded by the coding sequence ATGGGAACTATGGTGAAAGAGCAGGCATGTCTCGACCTGGGAAAGTCTCAGCGGTTGACCTCGCTGGATGCGTTCCGCGGCCTGACTATGGCGTTCATGGTGTTGGTGAGCAATCCGGGGAGCTTGGCGATCTATAGACCGCTTGACCACTCGCCATGGCATGGATGGACCATCACGGATGTGGTGTTTCCTTCGTTTCTATGGATTGTTGGCGTAGCGATTACATTGTCTCTTGGCAAGCGTCTGGAGCGGGGAGTTGCGAAGCGGACGATCTTTGCGCAAGCCTGTCGGCGGGCACTAATTCTGTATCTGCTTGGGTTGTTGATCTATGCGATTCCGAGCTTCAGTTTTGCGACGCTCCGGTGGCTCGGGGTGTTGCAGCGCATTGCGATCTGCTATCTGGCGGGGACGGCACTTTATCTTACAGCGCGCCTTCGAACGCAGATTCTGTGGCTCTGTGGAATCCTGCTGGCGTACTGGCTGGCGATGAAGCTGATTCCCGTGCCCGGGTTTGGAGCGGGGAACTTCAGCGTTGAGGGGAATCTGGCGCACTACGTTGATCGTATTGTGCTGGGACGGCATAACTATGCGGGGACGGGGACGTGGGATCCGGAGGGAATTGTCAGTACTCTGCCTGCAATCGGCACAACAATCTTCGGCATGATCGCTGGACGCATGCTGGCCTTGAAGAAGACGGTCACCGAGCGCGTTGTGTGGCTGTTTTTTCTAGGCAATGCGTTGCTTGCCGCTGGCGTGTTTCTTGAACTATGGATGCCGATCAACAAGAAGCTTTGGACAGACTCCTTCTGCCTATTTATGGCGGGGATGGATTTCGTAATCTTCGCGATGTTCCTGTGGTGTTTGGATGGGGTGAAGGTGAAATGGAGGATCGCACCGTTGCTGGCGTTTGGAAAGAATGCACTCGCTATCTATATGGTTTCCGAGTTGCTTTCTGCTGTGCTGTACAGCGTCCCCGCGGGGGGCGTTTCACTGCACGAGCGAATCTTTCACGCGACCTTTGAGGGGCTGGCGCGGCCTGCAACCTCATCCTTGATGTACGCCATAGCGTATATGATGCTGATGTATTTTCTGGCATGGTTTATGGATAAGAAGCAGTGGTACGTAAAGATTTAA
- a CDS encoding TonB-dependent receptor plug domain-containing protein yields the protein MLVLSITDSAGLGLKSTVEVVSEANQYKQEFATDAGGNLFIHDLHFGVYQILAKGTGFSSASATLNIRSEIPVRYRIELKIAPVSASVTVDIENTLLDPYRPSSVMQIGREQIRDRVASLPGRSVQDLVNTQPGWLYEGNAVLHPRGSEYQTQFVVDGIPLTDNRSPSFGPEIDANDLESINIYTAGIPAEYGRKMGGVVELNTQRNALAGLHGQLILSGGSYQTAESFGQVQDVWGKNALTVTASGSMTNHYLNPVVPENYTNHGATGDFSLRYAREVAQSDHFALSVRHELSQFEIPNELVQQQAGQLQRGDNSETMVAVDYQHLLSVNVLGNLDGMVRSKENGLSSNPLSTPILAFQDNHFREGYVKGAISVHRERQEWKAGFETDNTFLHENFHYDITDPSQFDEDTPGKLDFVQSRPDLEQAAFVEDLIRLGNWTVSAGLRWDHYQLLLNEHAFSPRWSVAYYLLAPKVVLHFSYDRIFQTPSNENILISSSSAISQLSANVLHLPVKPSRGNYYEGGMEKAFGDRLRFDANVFRRDFRNYADDDQLLNTGVSYPISFDKAVLYGLEGKLELVHVGKLSGFASYSYIVGNVWFPVTGGLFLGDDVDQVLSGVGHFPDSQDQRNTIRTRFEYKVSSHLSVASGLSSGSGLPFEYGGTEAEALAQYGPEVVDRLNFERGRVKPSLAVNASLMLVVYHSERADIRFQADGENLNNRLNVIDFGGLFSGNAIGPGRSAYFRLNASF from the coding sequence GTGTTAGTTCTAAGCATTACGGATTCGGCCGGGCTTGGTTTGAAGTCCACAGTTGAAGTCGTTAGCGAAGCAAATCAGTACAAGCAAGAGTTTGCTACGGATGCCGGTGGCAATCTTTTCATTCACGATCTTCACTTCGGTGTTTACCAAATATTGGCGAAAGGGACGGGCTTTTCCTCGGCTTCGGCAACGCTGAATATTCGGTCAGAAATTCCGGTAAGGTATCGGATCGAGCTGAAGATTGCCCCGGTGTCTGCGTCAGTGACGGTGGATATTGAGAATACATTGCTAGATCCGTATCGTCCTTCGTCGGTCATGCAGATTGGCCGGGAGCAGATTCGAGACCGGGTAGCGTCCCTGCCGGGCCGTTCGGTGCAGGACCTAGTGAACACGCAGCCAGGATGGTTGTATGAAGGCAATGCGGTATTGCATCCCCGTGGTTCGGAGTATCAAACGCAATTTGTAGTGGATGGAATACCGCTGACAGATAACCGTTCACCGAGCTTCGGGCCGGAGATTGATGCGAATGATCTGGAGTCCATCAATATTTATACGGCGGGTATCCCGGCAGAGTACGGACGCAAAATGGGCGGTGTAGTCGAGCTGAATACACAGCGGAACGCGCTGGCTGGCCTTCACGGACAACTGATTCTGTCAGGAGGGAGCTACCAGACAGCAGAGTCGTTTGGGCAGGTGCAGGATGTATGGGGAAAGAATGCGCTAACTGTGACTGCGTCTGGCAGCATGACGAATCATTACCTCAACCCCGTTGTTCCAGAGAACTACACGAACCACGGAGCGACTGGAGATTTTTCACTCCGCTATGCAAGGGAGGTGGCACAGAGCGATCATTTTGCTTTGAGCGTACGGCATGAGTTGTCACAATTTGAGATCCCAAATGAGCTGGTGCAACAGCAGGCAGGGCAGCTCCAGCGCGGGGACAACTCTGAAACCATGGTGGCAGTCGATTACCAGCATCTTCTCTCTGTAAACGTGCTGGGGAATCTCGATGGGATGGTTCGGAGCAAGGAAAACGGTCTTAGCTCAAATCCGCTCTCTACGCCTATTCTGGCATTTCAGGACAACCACTTTCGCGAAGGCTACGTGAAGGGGGCGATTTCAGTTCATCGCGAGAGGCAGGAGTGGAAAGCAGGCTTCGAAACTGACAATACCTTTCTACATGAGAACTTTCATTACGACATCACTGATCCGTCGCAGTTTGATGAAGACACGCCGGGCAAACTTGACTTTGTGCAGAGCAGACCTGATCTGGAGCAGGCCGCGTTTGTGGAAGACCTGATCAGGCTGGGCAACTGGACCGTAAGCGCTGGGCTGCGTTGGGACCACTACCAGTTGCTGCTGAACGAACATGCGTTCAGTCCCCGATGGTCGGTTGCATATTATCTGCTCGCTCCGAAGGTAGTGTTGCATTTCTCATACGATCGGATATTTCAGACGCCTTCGAATGAAAATATTCTCATCTCCAGCTCTTCTGCAATTAGCCAGTTAAGTGCCAATGTGTTACATCTTCCGGTGAAGCCTTCGAGAGGGAACTACTATGAAGGCGGCATGGAAAAGGCCTTCGGCGATAGGCTGCGGTTCGATGCGAACGTTTTTCGTAGGGACTTCCGTAACTATGCAGATGATGACCAGTTATTGAATACGGGAGTGAGTTATCCGATCTCCTTCGACAAAGCTGTCTTATATGGTCTGGAAGGAAAGCTGGAGCTAGTTCATGTAGGAAAGCTGTCGGGCTTTGCGAGTTACTCGTACATCGTGGGAAATGTATGGTTCCCGGTTACAGGAGGACTGTTTCTTGGAGACGACGTTGATCAGGTACTCAGCGGTGTGGGGCATTTCCCTGATTCGCAAGATCAGCGGAACACGATACGGACGAGATTCGAGTACAAAGTGAGCTCCCACTTGAGTGTGGCAAGCGGGTTGTCGTCAGGATCTGGGCTCCCGTTCGAATACGGTGGCACAGAAGCGGAGGCATTGGCACAGTATGGCCCAGAAGTGGTCGATAGGCTAAATTTTGAGCGTGGACGCGTCAAGCCTTCGCTCGCCGTGAATGCATCGCTCATGCTGGTCGTCTATCACAGCGAGCGCGCAGATATCAGATTTCAGGCAGATGGAGAGAATTTGAACAATCGTCTGAACGTAATTGATTTTGGTGGGCTGTTTTCAGGGAATGCGATCGGGCCCGGGCGGAGCGCATATTTTCGATTGAATGCGAGCTTCTAA